In Anaerolineales bacterium, the following proteins share a genomic window:
- a CDS encoding response regulator transcription factor: MNEITMIVADDHPLFRQGVVDALSLERDFRVLAQASNGSEALDQILALKPHVAILDVNMPGINGQQVTYRLSSDRISTRVVLLTGYDDIEQAIHAMLAGAGGYCAKDIEPEVLSRTVRAVAEGKYAVAGNIFNRRELDHWIDEQIEGARRSYSEPGAPFHPLSDREMEVLSCVVRGMSNKEIAGLLGISHQTVKNHVTSILRKFGVEDRTQAVVYALKRGWVKLQFEQEKE, translated from the coding sequence ATGAACGAAATTACAATGATTGTGGCAGACGATCATCCATTGTTCCGTCAAGGTGTTGTGGATGCGCTCTCCCTTGAGCGGGATTTTCGGGTGCTCGCGCAAGCGTCTAATGGGAGCGAAGCGCTTGATCAGATACTGGCGTTGAAACCTCATGTTGCCATCCTTGATGTGAACATGCCGGGGATCAATGGTCAGCAAGTGACATATCGGTTGAGTTCCGATCGTATTTCTACGCGCGTGGTATTGCTTACCGGCTACGACGATATCGAGCAGGCGATCCATGCCATGCTGGCTGGCGCGGGCGGCTATTGCGCCAAGGATATCGAACCGGAGGTTCTGTCTCGCACGGTGCGGGCGGTGGCGGAAGGAAAGTATGCCGTTGCCGGGAATATTTTCAACCGCCGCGAACTTGATCATTGGATTGACGAACAAATCGAGGGAGCGCGTCGCTCGTACAGTGAGCCGGGCGCGCCGTTCCATCCGTTGTCTGATCGTGAAATGGAAGTGCTGTCTTGCGTGGTGCGCGGGATGAGCAACAAGGAAATTGCGGGTCTGCTCGGCATTAGCCATCAGACGGTGAAGAATCACGTTACTTCCATCCTGCGAAAATTTGGGGTCGAAGATCGCACCCAAGCGGTGGTCTACGCGCTCAAGCGCGGCTGGGTGAAATT